The DNA segment ATCTCATTCAAATCTGCAAGTTCCCATTAAAATATGAACATAAAATCcacaacatttttattttaaactcttGCCTCTCATAATTGTTCCTGGATCATTGAACACTAATTGAGTCCACACACATTTAACAAAATCGCACACACTGACACGACCTACTAGGCTACTACTATTTACTATTTTCCCCCTACTTTGGTGGCAGAAATAGATAGATATCTAATCGGCATAATCCTATTCATTAtagttttaattataatttttgaattataatcttgataaatatactattttaattaatatattttttaaatcttaattgttatttattttatttttaatccaagtttttttttaaatcataaaagaaataaatatgatCTAAGAATTAAATGTACAAAtatcttatataaaaaattgaaaacaaatctTTTCACACATATTCTCTCAAAATTCTGCAATTGAAACTCCTCTACAAAACTCTTCAAAATAAagcaaatattaaatattattaaaaaaaatcttctgaAATATTCGTCACAACAATGAAAAGTACAGGAATAAATGACAATAAatgtacaaattttaaaaaaaaaaatagaaacaataTATCTAGAAaagaaacaataataaaaatctcaaatgaatatatatgtttaataatttgaaaaaaaaaaggaaacgTATGATAATtgcaaaacaaaacaatatCATGGGATAGATTTTGAATCTGATTTTGTGCATGAAAAAGATCATTATGAAAGAgacttcaaaatgaaaaagtaaTAGAGTTTTTGATCAAGTCTCATAGTTGCACAACACACTCTAAATTTGgtcttatttttgtttttttatattatttttgttttgcacATGGAAGAGTGAATcctttttactttatttatttgtaattccccattagATTTTTAgggttttgatcaataaaaatatcttttttttaattctatgtAGTAGTTCTAATCTTTTGATCTACTAAACTGATTTTTAATAGAAATTATACTTAAATGCATAATTGAGATTCttctttatcttaattaaattttaattttttaatcaattcgtattattttaattaatttttacacACATAATCTAACGGAGAATAAAGAAACATTCCATGATtacaagattaaaaaaaataaaataaaacataaaacgtCGCATGAATACACGTTCTCGCCAAACGCAGTAGCGTCCAATgtaaaattcaatattttacATTATACTCTTACGTATTTGGTCGTAAATATTAAGTTTTACTATGAATCTTAGAGTATATTCAATTAGTTCCATTTAATTACAACCATGAGATCACACATTTTGGTCGCTTTTTACCTCTACGTTATTAGTGTTCACATGAATTTATTACATGCATGTGATTTCTTAATATCTCTGATTttagtgaaaagaaaaaaagtcatTCTACATGAAAGAGGAGAGAGGAAAGAGGAGTGACCTACAACTTCTTATAAAAACATGTGTTTCTTACACTTAGCCGCATTTGATTGTCTTGCTTCCTTACTCTAATATTCTTTTACTTTGTTTCTTTCTTGTGTGCTTTGACATAGCCGTTCTTTCTTGTTTGCGTTGACATAGCCTTGTTCCTCCCTTTGTCTTCGTTTCGTATTCTTGTGCGCTTGGTTAACCTATTTTTAAGCTCAAAATTGATTACACTACATTCATGTTCTCCACATTGAATCATATAATCAACTATGATCATTATATAATCATTTATGtttggaaaacaaaaaaaccaTACAATGgatttgtgtattttttttatcaaatataatcatatatattttacattGTCAAAAGACGTAAAAGACATGTTTTATAAAGTATAATGAAATATaacataacaaaataattatcgttataaaatataatgataataatataaattaaataataataataataataataataatatttaagttaataataataagattacAATTTAATATGTAGTCTAAACtaacttttatattatatgagtatttttattttacaaatatattactttataatttaaaaaaaaaaatcattacaaaaaatttattaaataaaaaaaaaatttaaaaacaaaaaataattatttattaattaaattaaactaaacaaattgatagtatctaaattaatttctatttttataaataatttctaaatcaataattaattaactaccaaaattttaactaccaaaaCTTTAGATtacataccaatttaaaaattatttattaataatagctATTAATTTAGCTACCAAATAatcttataaataatatataatttaatcaatataacaactaattattttttatctttaaaattaatttttacttaataattttttaatagtaattATTACATTAATAAATTACTTACAAAAAATTTCTTTGATTTCTCTGCACTTTCCAATCTCTTCCTGGAGTAGTTGGGTCCTAAGTTGGCCTTCTGAGTTTGTCCTCTTTCCTCTCTTATCTTTCCTTTAATCTAATATTTGTTCATTTAATTTTCCACTCCTAGTTATGATTCTATAcagatttttttaatctttattctctatatttattattaattaggcCTATTTAATTTCATCTCATGATTTttgtcaaaataatttaaatatcttaatattattatcgtAATTCACctattaaatgaaattaattattatatcttACTTTTATGGATGAATTATGTTAGTACTCTAAATTTGGACATTACACTTTCCTTTTGCTTTTAGACTCCTCAATCTACACACAATCttaatatttcaaaatgtaGAACAcataaagaaaataaactaaaatatactcaatatatattatttaataataactaatgtttttttaattttataaatttcaacATGCATACATAGAATATATATGTTTTCACCGATATCAATTGTCATACTTAGTTAACACGAGAGTAAGTGATAATAAACCGACAATTCTATAATAACAGTCATATATATTTCTatctaaattttattgtttaatcaatatcatatttataaaacaaattcTTAAAAGACTTGTTTCCTGGGAAAAGTTTTATCATAGAGCTTGAGGGTGGACGCCAAATGTTTCTATCAGAAATGAATTTGGAAAGTGCAACTCGAATAGGATGTTTTTCGGAGAACAAATTTTCAGTTGGTTTTAATGAGAGGAGGATATCCACCTGAAAAAGACTCTCCGATGCTTAAGTGGTTTGGAGCAcacaaagaaaatattatatgttaTGTTCTTAACCGTATGAAAGTTAAGAGTATCGAATAAGATAAATGATATTTCCTAAAGAGTAAGTATATATAGATATCTTAGGTGACCGTCTTTGTATTGACCGTATGATTGTCATTCATTGCTTCATAAATAGTCGTTCGTCATTAAAAACTCATTGAGTATACCGTTTTATTCATAATGATCATTGATAGCAATGAAGACTCTgttattagaaattattttaaacatgtaaaatataagtttacaaatttatctttattattaaatattatttaaataatgaattatgatatttttttttaggtttgagttaattaaatttttctagtatataatatccataattacttgttgtgttaaattgaaataaatatattaaatatattaaaatttctaaaataatatttattattatatgcatttgttattttatatagctatgtatattttgttgatattataattttattttattatttataattatatgttgttattaatagtataattaaatatttttgaaattttatataactatgtatattttgttgatattataattttattttattatttataattatatgttgttattaatagtataattaaatatttttaaaattgttaaataaattttatgtaatatttaattttgtagatcgtatattataataaaatgcatgcaaaatgatatttaagtaaaatataaGAATTCTACCTAGGATCAAcacaatttttttcaattatgtgaataataaaaaaaagactcTCACCTTCTTCTCTATCCACTTCCCTACTTTCAAAACTACTCgaacaaacacaaaaaatactatttttccCTCCCTCCTTTCCTTTCCCCTACATATGTGAAAACAAAACACGGTATCAATATTACAAAATGggtaacaaataaaaaaaaattaaaatatatatactatttaataataactaatattttcttaattttataaatttcaacATGATTACACATACTATATATGTTTTCAACTTATCAATTGTCACAATTAGTTAATATGAGAGCAAATGATAATAGACAGAAAATTCATATAATAAACAGTAATATCTCTACGTAACTTTTATTGTTTAATCaataacatatttataaaaacaaattctTAAAAGACTTGTTTTCTAaaagaatattaataaaatatgaaaactaCTGCTATAATTTAGGAAATCCAAATTTTGAAAAACGAAAACGGAAAAGATATGTATAtacctaataaaaaaaatgcataaaacCGTGTCAATGAAGTTCAAATAGACGCAATAGAAATACAGTTTCTCTTCTCCCTTAAAAATCAAAACCCTCTCTAACGCCGTGAGTCTCTGCATCTTATTAACGATGATAGAGTTAGTAGACGGAAACGGTGTGCCGATTTGGATGCGCAACCGTTCCAACCCCGTGGCGACTGTAAACGTGGTGGACCACAACCTCCGCAACAACACCTACAACCTGTACGACGTCACTTTCGAAACCCACAACATCCACACCCTGGTCACATCCCACCCCTCCGAAGTCGCCACGTGGCTCTCCAGAAACACCGGCCGTCGTCATGGACTCATGGTGGGCCTGGACGTTGAGTGGCGACCCAACACTCGGACGAACACGCAAAACCCCGTTGCCACCCTCCAACTCTGCGTGGGTCACGCCTGCCTCGTCTTCCAGATTATCCACTCTCCTTACATTCCCCGTTCCCTCGCTTCCTTCCTGGAAGACTCTAATGTTACTTTCTTCGGCGTTGGGATCCAAGCTGATGCCGATAAGCTTCTTCGAGACTATGACCTCCACGTGGCCAATGTCTGTGACCTTCGTCCTCTGGCTGCGGATCAGCTCTGGCGTCATCCTCATTTGAGGCAGGCTGGACTGAAGACGTTGTGCCTCTATGTTCTCGACGTGGAGATTCAGAAACCGCAGAGTGTCACCAGGAGTTCATGGGATAATCGTTGGCTCACCACCCAACAGGTTCAGTATGCTGCCATTGACGCCTTTCTCTCCTATGAGATTGGACGTCGGTTGAGGGAACCAGTGATTTGGTAGTTCTCTTCTGCCTCTCGTTTCTCAATTTTATCGTTTGCTAGGTTAGTAACTTCTGCTATTTCTGTCATTTTTTCACTGTCACCTGTTATCTTTGCGTGTTGTGTTAGCATTCCGaatgttttcttttatgtttctGAATTGAATACCTTTAATTGCCCATGTCTGATATTCTGCTGCTTTCCATGATTCCACGGATTTATGCCTTTATTACCTACATTTCACTCTGATTAATGTTTGACGCTGGGTTTAATTGTGTTCATGGAAAAACTTGTGCtgatattagtttttttatggtTCATTCCTTTTTTAACCACAAAACTCTCTGGATTAATAGAATTTTAGATTTGGTGACAGTCTACTCAAATCCAAAATCATTacaatgaatttaattataaCGCAATCTCTCTTATAGTTGTTATGGAATTCAAAGTAAAAATGTTTCGTGATTCGGGACACCAACTTTATTTTGGATATCAACCGCCTAAGATTCGGGAAACCAACATACCATTTATTTTGCTTAAACGTGAAGTTCTTGAAATATTTATCATATAATTTACCTATAAAAGCTCTGTGAAACAATGGAATTTAGAATTGAGTGAGCTggttataatatataaacacgaaaattaaaaacaaaataaaagtattatactattataaattttaatatgtatttttataaCATATGTTGAAAACTGCAACAATAAATTTGTCCTTCAACAAAAAATTGTTCTTCGCAATCTGTTTAAGTTTCCCTACAATTTAGAATACAGGGTATAATTTTTgttaatgtttatatttattagattataagaacaatttaataaatttacatTTCTACATAATTTacctttttccaaaaaaattcTCAATGGAACCACCTCGAATAGAATAAACTTCCTGAAGTTCTATCGTAAAGAATGTAATCTATATAGATAAATAATGTTATCATCAACATTATATACCATCATATATTGATTTATTATtgtaaactttaattatttttgttattctttTCTCATTTGATCTAATTCATACTAATGATGACTGGTCTTTTCCAAGTATTTCattgttttttcaaatttagttttctatgaatgaaattaattattaaaaactaCAAAGTAAACATAACAATACCGTCTGATTCTCCAATTCACCTACCAAAATTGGTACGGTGGTGGTCCTGTACTAAACAAACTGTACTCCccaacaacaaaacaaaaagaCCACAAATGGCAGCAGAATTATACTCAAACGCAAAACTACCAATTTCGAAAATTGGTGCACCCACACACCGTACGTTATTCACTGCACtaaaaaacaatgaaaagtTGAACCAAAGCAAAGCAGTGTAACTTTCCTGCAAGCAAATAAATAGAATACAGCAATGGCCAAACATGGGTgcaaaagcaaaagcacaaacaTGTCCACGGTGCACAATACAAACAGAAAACTCACGTATTAAACAGCAGCGCAGAATAACGAAAACAAACACAATGGCATGGCACCAACTAAAGGCATCACGAGGAATCTAATCAAAACATATTGAGAACAGATTATAATGTATGGATTGATAACTATCGTTTTGgtgataaattaaaaagattCAACACTGCATATTATATACCATGTGGAGGTGCATGATAAATACACCATGTAGATACATATCGGCTTAGCccataaaaaacataaaaggtCCAGAAAGATAAAACCTTAGTGGTAAATTAATATTCATCTAGATCAACAATACTCTTACACAATCCATCCACACTGCCAACATAAGAACAGTCTTCCGTCAAACGTAATGCTCCTCCTAAAGGAATAGTCAGCAAAATCTGCTTTTCCTACATCAAACAGTATCTTCCCATTAGATTTTCTCAACACTATTTTCACTACGATTTCATCGCAATTATTTGCATTAAGATTCCAGGAAGTTATTCTTCCACTTTCATGTGATATGTCACGAGTAAGTTTTCCTAAGAACAAATCTGTCAAAACTGTCTTAATGAAGACTTGTTTTTAGGAGTGTGGGAAAACTTTCAGATCATCCATCATCATGAAACTGAGATTGCTCTTAACAAAACCATCGAAAACATCAGAGGTTTTAGGAGAAATTGGTTTTTCAAGCATACTCCCACATCTGCAACTTTTATTTTTGAAGGTGCTTATCAAGACTGGGCGGGCCTTCGTATCCACATTAGTACAACTTTTTACCTTCAAAATACTGTGTGGGTTCTGTGTAGTCAATGTTTATCTTCAAACTCCTACAATAAGCTTCCATTGAGTTTCTCGGACGCAGTAGCATTTCTACACGTATCTGTGCGAAGACACTCTTTGGGAAGATTCTCAACACTTTGATAGATCGAGCTCAGTGATGCAGCTTCAGGTGGCTGCAACTTTGACTCCCTGCGAACAAGTCTTGCAATGGTTCCTAAAGACAACGTTAAGAAGCTAAGCAGAATATCCACAAAGTCCTTCCCTGTCTCGGCAAAgataactttgttttcttctttgagTACCATAAGCTTCAAGGAAATACGTTTCTCAGTTTCAAAAGCACCCATTGTAGCGGGAAAAAGCCAGTATCGAGTATCTAAGAATACAACCTTTTGTTACACAATGCTTGAAAGGATCTCTCTTTTGATTTCACACAAGAGGTTTTCTAAGcatttcaagtattttcattgAAAAGACAATTAGACTCTAATTAACTAGTAGTATTTAGTGTTGAATTGTTCATTAATTGTAAAGAGATTAAAAGAATAGAAGGAAAACCAAGAGAATTAGTACTGCAGCAAGGACATTGAACATCGCATTTTCGCTTCCTAATATTGAAAATATGTCACCATTTATGAAGTGACAGTGTACAATGAAATGGTTTCATTAATGGAGAGTAGTTGGAAGCAAAGGGAATGGAAGAGTTTCACAGAGAGTCGTTACAGAGTGTAGAATATGCAGAGTCCTGAAGGAGAATAAAAGAATCTctttaatacaaaataataagaaaataggagtatgtttaattaaatatttgttagaaTAATAATGACTTGTTGATGATGATTTTGAAAACAGCtatgtaacaatttttttaataacaaaaatattatattcagaTAATTATAATAAGTAAAATTTTAGAATGAAATAATAGATAAAAATGTGAAAACTATCATCCCTCTAATTCTTATTGTTAAAGTAAAACATTATTGGAAAGGAGCACAAAAAATAAGAAGACATTGAAGCGTTGTCTCCATTACGCGTGCAAGCATGGTTATGAGTATTCCTCTTCCCTTCACTTGAAAATGGCAAAATCAAAATTCAATCACTCCTTCTCCCTCTATATATACTCTAACATCTCTTCTTGCTTATCACAACACTCATGGAACAGAACGAGCCAAGAAGAATGGGAAACTACAACCCAAACCCCACACGCCGGTTGGATAACTCACACCGCAACCTCTACAACGTCACCTTTCACTCCGACACCATCCTCACCCTCCTCACCTCCAACCCCTCCGAAGTCCATTCCTGGCTCTGATATCCTCCGCCGCCACCGCCGCCGAAGCACTCTCTTGATTGGCCTCGACATCGAGTGGCGCCCGAACTTCCGCCGTGGCATGAACAACCCCGTCGCCACCCTCCAACTCTGCGTGGGTCGTCGCTGCCTTGTTTTTCAAATACTTCACGCTCCCTTCATTCCTGCTTCCCTCGTTTCCTTCCTCGGTGACGCCAAGCACACCTTTGTGGGTGTTGGGATCCAAGGCGACGTGCAGAAGCTTCTAGAAGATTGCTCTCTCCGCGTAGCCAACTTCGTCGACCTTCGCTCCCTTGCTGTGGAGAAGCTCAGTGACCGTATGTTGAACACAGCTGGGCTCAAGACATTGGGCCTGAGGGTGTTGGGAGTGGCGGTTGATAAGCCCAAGAAGATCACTAAGAGTAGGTGGGACAATGTATTGCTCAGTGCTGAACAGGTGCAGTATGCTGCTGTTGAtgcctttgtctcctttgagaTTGGACGACGTTTGAGTTCTTAGTGGTTTAAGTGCTTCAATAAGTTCTATTTAACTAGCAGTTATTTATAACAATGAGTACTTAATACTTAGCTATAATCCTCCAAAAACAacctaattaatatttataattgacCATCCgaatttatttaaaagaattattttagATCTATGTTTTATAAATTTCCATACATTAAACTCAAGGACGGTCACATAATTTCATGTGTTTGAATATGCAACTTAAGGTAAGAAGTAGTAAAGTAATTAGTATTccattcaaatttatttaaaaacacaATGGAGGGTGCACTGCCAATGTttccatatttttatttaaccaACAAACAATCTAGTCTCCGAGTCTGTTCATATTCTTTCTTCATatacattaattaattattaataatataatcaatttaatttatttgggTTTATTCTAAAGAATATTTTCTTGTcaataaaagaatattataaatttacaagagagattataatttatttggGTTTATTCTAAAGAATATTTTCTTGTcaataaaagaatattataaatttacaaGAGAGTGCTTGATATATTTCAACCTCTTACTAGACAAAGCGTAGATAAAGAATATCATTCAAAAGATACATAGACGAGGACAACGGTTTCACATTTAAACAAACAAATGGAAGATTTCAATATCACAATTAACAAACAATAATTTAATGCAATTTAATGCACACATACATGAATCATTCTGATTAAGATCTAAAAAATAACTAAGAATTTGAATAATAAAGTATATGTTTATACCATTAATCTAAACCCATAATACAATTGGAGAGAAACATTCAGCACCCAAAACAGTCGTAAATACGAAAGAGAAACAAGCTTTGGGTCACCAGTGAGTACAGAGAACCCTTGTTGCATTGTTGCAGTAGATAAGCATGAAAAATACAAACTTGTTGTGAAAAAAAGAAGTTTTACTAGATTTAAGTTGAGTTTTACGTTAGACCTACGTAAAACTTAAAATTCAATATTTACATCATAGTCTTATGTAGTGTCTCATTAGTATTAAGTTCTATTCAACTAAAGGGTGTTCACATGAATTTATTACATAATATGATTTCTTAGTATCTTTTATTTTAGTGATAGGTGTTAGCTAactatatttttgttattagtttttttataatagttacCCCTAATACTCTCATTATGTCACGTTTGGTTGTCTGGTTTAGTTACTctaatattctttttttttttctttcaatgttTTGCTTTGACATAGCCATAGCCATTCTTTCTTGTTTGCGTTGATATAGCCTTGTTCCTCTCTTTGTCTTGATTTCTTATTTTTGTGTGCTTGGTTAACGTAGTTTTAAGCTCAAAATTGATTAAATTACATGCATGTTCTCACATTGAGTCACATAATCAACTAGGATCATTACATAATCATTTATGTTTggaaaaataattcatataatggtgcattttttttatcaaatataaccatttatattttacaCAGAAAACACATGTTTACGTTATAAAGTATACTGAAATATaacataacaaaattattattattataaaataataatgataattatatatataaaaataaaataataatatttaaaattaataataataaaattacaatataattCCTATAAAGTCTTTTTAGTCTCtatttaacatatttattaCTAATTATACCAATTTAATCTCATCTCATGGTTTTTGTCAAAATAATCTAAATGTCTTAACATTACTAACACGAGTGTAAAAATGACTATTTTTAACACTACATTCACAACACTTATATGGTTTACGTTGTCTTTCAAAACGCGatgacatttttgaaattaaattaccTTAAAACGGCGGCTATGAGGTAAAGTCACCTTCTTACAACAAAGCGCTTCGTGTAAGAAGGCGACTATGAGGTAAAATCGCCTTCTTACAACAAAGTGTTTCGTCTAAGAGGGCGTCTTAATTAGTTGCTTGTTCATGCCTTAGTTGCTTTCAAAGATAGATTATAGCTTTGCTTACCCTtgggtaaaaaaaaaattgcttaaGGAAACCCCACTTACACTACTCGTAAAGTTGGAGAGTTAAGGGAAACTGGAGTGATCTAAGCAAAAAAGATGAGAGTTTAGTGAAAGTTGTGGTATGTAGGGAGGGCGAGCCGATATGTAGTGATGAGTCGTCGAACCCAGATGGACCATTATGCTTTTTCTATGATACCATTTTTACCAAAATTTTGTTGCGTCTTCTCCTTTCgattt comes from the Phaseolus vulgaris cultivar G19833 chromosome 8, P. vulgaris v2.0, whole genome shotgun sequence genome and includes:
- the LOC137824573 gene encoding 3'-5' exonuclease-like, coding for MIELVDGNGVPIWMRNRSNPVATVNVVDHNLRNNTYNLYDVTFETHNIHTLVTSHPSEVATWLSRNTGRRHGLMVGLDVEWRPNTRTNTQNPVATLQLCVGHACLVFQIIHSPYIPRSLASFLEDSNVTFFGVGIQADADKLLRDYDLHVANVCDLRPLAADQLWRHPHLRQAGLKTLCLYVLDVEIQKPQSVTRSSWDNRWLTTQQVQYAAIDAFLSYEIGRRLREPVIW